In Camelina sativa cultivar DH55 chromosome 13, Cs, whole genome shotgun sequence, the genomic window CTACTTAGATGCAAAGGGTGATTTATCCACGAGAAGTATTGTAGCTTAAGACTCTGTCCTATTACAGTTTTACTCACCTCTAGCTCTTCACGAATGCTATCAAGAACTTGATCCGTCATTCTGTCGAAGAAGAGCACTCCCTGTACTTGACAACAGATTGTTCCATCAGACCGTAACGAGGACTTGCAAGTGATACTCACATACAGCAATACCAAAAACCTCCATGAAAAACAAGTAAAAGTGCATGCTCAGTAACAACCGCGAGTAAATGAGGCCACTTTTCAGTGTTTTATCTGGTTTCTTCaaattgtatatatacacaactGCAGCCATtcaaataaatgtattttctgtgtgtttttcttgctatataatcaaaatgaaaGTGGAGAAAGAACCTCCAGATGGTCGTATTCGTGCTGAAAGATCCGTGCAGGTAAACGTGATAGACTGATTGAAAATCTTGCGCCAGTAATGTCCCTTGCATCAATCTTGACAGATTGTGGTCGCTGAAAGCAAAAACACAACCAATAAAAACTGAATGAGCAAATGAATTGAGACACAAAATTTGGTGAAAAAAGTAATTCAATTGAGAAAGGGTGGACATACAACTACTTCAGCATAAATCCCTGGGAAGGATAGGCACCCTTCATCAAACGGTACTAACTTATCGgaaaatttgttgatttttggattaacaagaacaatttcttctccttcaccagGCTCCCCAGCTGGATTAAACACCATGAGCTGAACATTGAGACCTACTTGAGGTGCTGAGAGCCCAATGCCATCAGTTCTGTCCAATAGCATGTAATCACAGTATCATTCTGTGTTTGTCTTTGTTACTATGTACTAAGTAGTAGGACTTACTTGTACATAACATCAAACATAGCATCAACCAAGTTCTTCAAATTctcatcaaaaacaacaatccTCTTGTTTTTAGCCCTTAGTATAGGATCCGGATACTCAACAATTTTCAAAGGCGTCTCAAATTCAAGATCAGAAGCTTCATAAATCCCAAACAAACGTATAtatcaattaaaagaaaaaaaatgtagaaaaaaatacaaatcatacataaaaaaaaaaaaaaaagatgaactaGAGTATAAATAACAGATAGGGAAATTACCCGAAGctatttcatcatcttctctgcGCGAGACGCGTTTTACTGCAGCTCGGACCGGTGATGTCAAAGGTGTGCTCCGGTCCACGGCGGAGGAAAACATTACGGTGGATTTGAGCCGATCATA contains:
- the LOC104735484 gene encoding peptide deformylase 1B, chloroplastic/mitochondrial-like — translated: MAVCNCFLRAPPLSRLLLPVLSRRGSTLSPGYDRLKSTVMFSSAVDRSTPLTSPVRAAVKRVSRREDDEIASASDLEFETPLKIVEYPDPILRAKNKRIVVFDENLKNLVDAMFDVMYKTDGIGLSAPQVGLNVQLMVFNPAGEPGEGEEIVLVNPKINKFSDKLVPFDEGCLSFPGIYAEVVRPQSVKIDARDITGARFSISLSRLPARIFQHEYDHLEGVLFFDRMTDQVLDSIREELEALEKKYEEKTGLPSPERVQARQKRKAGVGFGKR